One window from the genome of Solea solea chromosome 13, fSolSol10.1, whole genome shotgun sequence encodes:
- the LOC131470940 gene encoding sialoadhesin-like isoform X2, translating to MDALKRTLFFVWLCINAVQTETSSWSITLPSTVKGLIGSCVVIPCTFNYPDHKGKANKFTGIWTESLQSRASLFIYHPDASKVVQQYQTRTALLGDVTHKNCTLKIDPLQQSDQGPFYFRVEMANFNNYTYKEKVSITVFGALNIALTVKEVTEGQTALASCSVSPACPTSLPVFSWSHPGEEYFHSMQFEDGQWKATATLTFHPTKADHNKPLLCTVRYDGGRQQETTKLLKVKHAPVNVMVEYKSDVKEGEAVQLECSSDAYPPANSYEWYNETGVQMHQGNTYMIPNVSRNMDAFYCTAINTVGRGKSSPVRLSVLYAPEIKLASSCSSLGDVVKCMCIVESKPPSMVHFVIPEKVFAGTKIERHGSVTIGTLQAEFGSSEVVHCLANNTIGIANFTLSLPVNGKMHHLFIAIATGAGVVLMILLIAVVLVIKWRSSGDAPTLHIQTNKGEELPEYGKANRKEKRDCGDMQWSASYSSNNVYGNIETDNDAIYANV from the exons ATGGACGCTTTGAAGCGGACTCTGTTCTTTGTGTGGCTTTGCATCAATG CTGTTCAAACTGAAACCTCCTCTTGGTCCATTACGTTGCCCTCAACAGTGAAAGGGCTGATTGGATCCTGTGTGGTGATTCCCTGCACGTTCAACTACCCGGATCATAAAGGAAAAGCTAACAAATTCACTGGGATTTGGACCGAAAGCTTGCAAAGCAGAGCAAGTCTCTTCATCTATCACCCAGATGCGTCGAAAGTTGTGCAGCAGTATCAGACTCGGACAGCGCTGCTCGGAGATGTCACGCACAAGAACTGTACACTGAAGATTGATCCTCTTCAGCAAAGTGACCAAGGGCCTTTTTATTTCAGGGTGGAAATGGCTAACTTTAACAACTATACATACAAAGAAAAAGTCTCCATCACAGTTTTTG GTGCACTAAATATTGCTCTCACGGTGAAAGAAGTCACGGAGGGTCAGACCGCGCTGGCGTCCTGCTCTGTGTCTCCCGCCTGTCCCACCTCTCTTCCTGTCTTCAGCTGGAGTCACCCCGGAGAGGAATATTTCCACTCAATGCAGTTTGAAGACGGCCAGTGGAAAGCGACAGCTACTCTCACATTTCACCCCACCAAAGCTGACCACAACAAGCCTTTACTGTGCACTGTGCGGTACGACGGAGGGCGGCAGCAGGAAACAACCAAGCTCCTCAAAGTGAAGC ATGCACCAGTGAACGTGATGGTCGAGTACAAGTCAGACGTAAAGGAGGGTGAGGCTGTGCAGCTGGAATGTTCCAGTGATGCTTACCCTCCGGCCAACAGCTATGAGTGGTACAATGAAACCGGTGTTCAGATGCATCAGGGAAACACCTACATGATACCAAACGTCTCCAGAAACATGGACGCATTTTACTGCACCGCCATCAACACAGTAGGACGAGGGAAATCAAGCCCAGTGCGGCTAAGTGTCTTAT ATGCCCCTGAGATTAAGCTggcctcctcctgctcctcactGGGTGACGTGGTGAAGTGTATGTGCATTGTGGAGTCCAAGCCTCCCAGCATGGTCCATTTTGTGATTCCTGAAAAAGTCTTTGCAGGCACCAAGATAGAGAGACATGGCTCTGTTACCATCGGGACCCTGCAAGCAGAGTTTGGATCTTCTGAGGTTGTCCACTGTCTGGCAAACAACACAATAGGCATTGCCAACTTCACTCTCTCTTTACCTGTCAATG GTAAGATGCATCATCTCTTCATTGCCATCGCCACTGGAGCAGGTGTGGTTTTGATGATACTTTTAATTGCAGTGGTATTGGTAATAAAATG GAGATCATCTGGAGATGCACCAACACttcacatacaaacaaacaaaggtgaagAGCTCCCTGAGTATGGTAAAGCAAATAG aaaagaaaagagagactgTGGCGACATGCAGTGGTCTGCCAGCTATAGCAGTAACAATGTGTATGGCAACATTGAg ACTGACAACGATGCTATATACGCCAATGTGTGA
- the LOC131470940 gene encoding sialoadhesin-like isoform X1, protein MDALKRTLFFVWLCINAVQTETSSWSITLPSTVKGLIGSCVVIPCTFNYPDHKGKANKFTGIWTESLQSRASLFIYHPDASKVVQQYQTRTALLGDVTHKNCTLKIDPLQQSDQGPFYFRVEMANFNNYTYKEKVSITVFGALNIALTVKEVTEGQTALASCSVSPACPTSLPVFSWSHPGEEYFHSMQFEDGQWKATATLTFHPTKADHNKPLLCTVRYDGGRQQETTKLLKVKHAPVNVMVEYKSDVKEGEAVQLECSSDAYPPANSYEWYNETGVQMHQGNTYMIPNVSRNMDAFYCTAINTVGRGKSSPVRLSVLYAPEIKLASSCSSLGDVVKCMCIVESKPPSMVHFVIPEKVFAGTKIERHGSVTIGTLQAEFGSSEVVHCLANNTIGIANFTLSLPVNGKMHHLFIAIATGAGVVLMILLIAVVLVIKCRRSSGDAPTLHIQTNKGEELPEYGKANRKEKRDCGDMQWSASYSSNNVYGNIETDNDAIYANV, encoded by the exons ATGGACGCTTTGAAGCGGACTCTGTTCTTTGTGTGGCTTTGCATCAATG CTGTTCAAACTGAAACCTCCTCTTGGTCCATTACGTTGCCCTCAACAGTGAAAGGGCTGATTGGATCCTGTGTGGTGATTCCCTGCACGTTCAACTACCCGGATCATAAAGGAAAAGCTAACAAATTCACTGGGATTTGGACCGAAAGCTTGCAAAGCAGAGCAAGTCTCTTCATCTATCACCCAGATGCGTCGAAAGTTGTGCAGCAGTATCAGACTCGGACAGCGCTGCTCGGAGATGTCACGCACAAGAACTGTACACTGAAGATTGATCCTCTTCAGCAAAGTGACCAAGGGCCTTTTTATTTCAGGGTGGAAATGGCTAACTTTAACAACTATACATACAAAGAAAAAGTCTCCATCACAGTTTTTG GTGCACTAAATATTGCTCTCACGGTGAAAGAAGTCACGGAGGGTCAGACCGCGCTGGCGTCCTGCTCTGTGTCTCCCGCCTGTCCCACCTCTCTTCCTGTCTTCAGCTGGAGTCACCCCGGAGAGGAATATTTCCACTCAATGCAGTTTGAAGACGGCCAGTGGAAAGCGACAGCTACTCTCACATTTCACCCCACCAAAGCTGACCACAACAAGCCTTTACTGTGCACTGTGCGGTACGACGGAGGGCGGCAGCAGGAAACAACCAAGCTCCTCAAAGTGAAGC ATGCACCAGTGAACGTGATGGTCGAGTACAAGTCAGACGTAAAGGAGGGTGAGGCTGTGCAGCTGGAATGTTCCAGTGATGCTTACCCTCCGGCCAACAGCTATGAGTGGTACAATGAAACCGGTGTTCAGATGCATCAGGGAAACACCTACATGATACCAAACGTCTCCAGAAACATGGACGCATTTTACTGCACCGCCATCAACACAGTAGGACGAGGGAAATCAAGCCCAGTGCGGCTAAGTGTCTTAT ATGCCCCTGAGATTAAGCTggcctcctcctgctcctcactGGGTGACGTGGTGAAGTGTATGTGCATTGTGGAGTCCAAGCCTCCCAGCATGGTCCATTTTGTGATTCCTGAAAAAGTCTTTGCAGGCACCAAGATAGAGAGACATGGCTCTGTTACCATCGGGACCCTGCAAGCAGAGTTTGGATCTTCTGAGGTTGTCCACTGTCTGGCAAACAACACAATAGGCATTGCCAACTTCACTCTCTCTTTACCTGTCAATG GTAAGATGCATCATCTCTTCATTGCCATCGCCACTGGAGCAGGTGTGGTTTTGATGATACTTTTAATTGCAGTGGTATTGGTAATAAAATG TAGGAGATCATCTGGAGATGCACCAACACttcacatacaaacaaacaaaggtgaagAGCTCCCTGAGTATGGTAAAGCAAATAG aaaagaaaagagagactgTGGCGACATGCAGTGGTCTGCCAGCTATAGCAGTAACAATGTGTATGGCAACATTGAg ACTGACAACGATGCTATATACGCCAATGTGTGA
- the LOC131470948 gene encoding myelin-associated glycoprotein-like has translation MISFCLFLAVIFSPVLCEQWKANVVKNLNALVSSCVVVPCTFSYPNEDLPTSRLRGIWHPFKSKQDYIYYEDQTRVLDSFKGRTKLLGNLGQKNCTLEITDVKNHDNGPFCFRVELAPTESDTSTKDKYSFVEECVTLNMLPDPPKPTLHSKDTGTVGHVYTISCTVEHSCPSHPPSLTWSRSTEDGVIEVYTDMLHGIWKKQSILTFIPEEKDDHSDITCTAEFHERKTSSATKKLHVKRVENNKHIIIPAVVGISIAVIFGVVCALIVKRYKGRIAELQSQDGSMWNRLSRLSRRIHSGGPGQFQSTQRVNKVKTHVSTDQKVPKPRFPSPKSQPKACHYKQDLDDGDDYMNTADLSVYGNL, from the exons ATGATcagtttctgtctctttttggcAG tcattttcagcCCAGTGCTATGTGAACAATGGAAGGCCAATGTTGTCAAAAACCTTAACGCCTTGGTCTCGTCATGCGTTGTGGTTCCCTGTACCTTCAGCTATCCCAATGAAGACCTGCCCACCTCCAGACTCAGAGGGATTTGGCATCCTTTTAAAAGCAAACAGGACTACATCTATTACGAGGACCAAACAAGAGTTTTAGACAGCTTTAAGGGCCGTACAAAGTTGTTGGGGAATTTGGGTCAGAAAAATTGCACCCTGGAAATTACTGATGTTAAAAACCATGACAACGGCCCTTTCTGTTTCCGAGTGGAACTAGCACCAACAGAGTCCGATACATCCACCAAAGACAAGTACTCCTTTGTGGAAGAATGTGTGACGTTGAATATGCTGC CTGATCCTCCAAAGCCAACACTGCATTCCAAAGACACAGGCACCGTGGGACATGTCTACACTATCTCCTGCACAGTCGAACACAGCTGTCCATCCCATCCACCTTCACTCACATGGAGTCGGAGCACCGAGGACGGAGTCATTGAGGTTTACACAGATATGCTGCATGGCATTTGGAAGAAACAATCCATCCTGACGTTCATCCCTGAAGAGAAGGACGACCACAGTGACATCACCTGCACAGCTGAATTTCATGAAAGGAAGACATCATCTGCAACAAAGAAGCTGCATGTAAAAC GGGTAGAGAACAATAAGCACATCATCATTCCTGCTGTGGTGGGGATCAGTATTGCTGTGATCTTTGGCGTCGTCTGCGCTCTCATCGTGAAACGATACAA GGGGCGCATTGCAGAACTCCAAAGTCAAGATGGCAG CATGTGGAACCGTCTGTCCCGGCTGTCTCGCAG GATTCATTCTGGTGGCCCAGGCCAATTTCAGTCCACACAAAG ggtaaataaagtaaagacaCATGTCAGCACCGACCAGAAAGTTCCCAAGCCTCGTTTCCCATCCCCCAAAAG CCAACCAAAGGCCTGCCATTACAAACAG GACCTTGATGATGGGGATGATTACATGAACACTGCAGACCTCAGTGTCTATGGAAACCTCTGA
- the LOC131470959 gene encoding urokinase plasminogen activator surface receptor-like gives MLLLLIFGTLLLPKAIALKCYECLPGLTTCTDTPKDCPSSTHCAAMRVIAYAGSSKISDINMKTCALAEQCVEGSINFGVSKTVLSTKCCTSELCNKQPLPDPPKKNPNGKKCYRCDGKTCTGTLNCEGNEDYCVSSEVDVAGNKMTLKGCASKSLCSSEASAQIAEGIGSKLNCCQGNYCNSAGAAGAGLVILVAPLMSLVLFA, from the exons ATGCTTCTCCTGCTGATCTTTGGGACATTGCTTCTCCCTAAAG CCATTGCCTTGAAATGTTATGAGTGCTTACCTGGACTCAcaacatgcacagacacacccaAGGACTGTCCATCCTCGACTCATTGTGCAGCAATGAGAGTCATTGCATACGCAG GTTCTTCTAAAATTTCTGACATCAATATGAAAACCTGTGCTTTGGCTGAACAGTGTGTTGAAGGTTCAATCAACTTTGGAGTCTCCAAAACAGTGCTGTCCACCAAGTGTTGCACTTCTGAGTTATGCAACAAGCAACCTCTCCCTG ACCCCCCGAAAAAAAATCCCAATGGTAAAAAGTGCTACCGCTGTGATGGAAAAACATGCACTGGAACTCTAAACTGTGAGGGGAACGAGGACTACTGCGTATCGTCAGAAG TGGACGTAGCAGGTAACAAGATGACCTTGAAGGGCTGTGCTTCCAAATCCTTGTGCTCGAGCGAGGCAAGTGCACAGATAGCAGAAGGCATTGGATCAAAACTGAACTGCTGCCAGGGCAACTACTGCAACAGTGCCGGTGCTGCTGGCGCTGGCCTTGTGATCCTGGTGGCACCACTGATGTCTCTGGTCTTATTCGCTTAA
- the smg9 gene encoding nonsense-mediated mRNA decay factor SMG9 — protein MSESGHSQPGMYGQGRRRRRRRGDRDVGLPGQNLSGPSRDREYQPRERRDGSEDPPGPLIQKTPIILAKPPGERTKPSQNAPVSGAPVLEKPIMLMKARDDTGKTGTPPEAAAQPSGPGPSKMEREGQRPTQPVYQIQNRGMGASASSSAVDPMVGQSKLLPPEKMKHSIKLVDDQMNWCDSAMEYLRDQTDMLVVGVIGLQGSGKSTIMSLLSANTPEEDQRSYVFRAQTPEIKERGGNQSTGIDFFITQERVIFLDTQPMLSPSILDHLINNDRKLPPEYNLPHTYVEMQSLQIAAFLFTVCHVVIVVQDWFTDLNLYRFLQTAEMLKPSTPSASHDSTGSSGTDDGAEYYPHIVFLQNKARRDDFCPRNLNNMYRVVDKLMTHSHLKYKGTLSMLDCNVFPGLRADYLSPEVNMFLLPVQENDGEDGLTKAGSGTYPLFSLLPGYRGHPSFSTMVSKLRSQILSMPRCQLSHTILTEKNWFHYAARIWDGVKKSSALSEYSRLLC, from the exons ATGTCCGAGTCCGGCCACAGCCAGCCTGGGATGTATGGGCAGGGACGCAGGAGGAGGCGGCGTCGGGGAGACCGAGATGTTGGACTCCCGGGGCAAAACCTGTCTGGTCCCAGCCGGGATCGAGAATATCAACCGAGAGAACGGAGG GATGGGAGTGAGGATCCTCCCGGTCCACTCATTCAGAAAACCCCCATCATTCTTGCAAAGCCTCCAGGGGAAAGG ACCAAGCCATCACAGAATGCACCTGTCAGTGGAGCTCCAGTCTTGGAGAAGCCCATCATGCTGATGAAAGCCAGGGATGATACAGGGAAGACTGGGACACCTCCGGAGGCAGCAGCTCAGCCCTCTGGTCCTGGGCCCTCTAAGATGGAGCGAGAAGGACAGCGACCTACACAGCCTGTGTACCAGATCCAAAACCGAGGAATGGGTGCCTCCGCATCTAGCAGTGCTGTGGATC CCATGGTTGGACAGTCTAAGCTTCTTCCTCCAGAGAAGATGAAGCACAGCATTAAACTTGTTGACGATCAGATGAACTGGTGTGACAGTGCCATGGAG TATCTGAGAGACCAGACGGATATGTTGGTGGTGGGAGTTATAGGCCTTCAGGGAAGTGGGAAATCTACGATCATGTCACTGTTATCTGCCAACACCCCTGAGGAAGATCAAAG GAGTTATGTCTTTAGAGCCCAGACTCCAGAAAtcaaggagagaggagggaaccAGAGCACAGGGATTGATTTCTTCATCACACAAGAGAGAGTCATTTTCCTGGATACTCAG CCGATGCTCAGCCCATCTATTCTGGACCACCTCATCAACAATGACCGGAAGTTGCCTCCAGAATACAACCTCCCTCACACATATGTTGAGATGCAG TCTCTCCAGATTGCTGCCTTCTTGTTTACTGTGTGCCACGTGGTCATTGTGGTCCAAGACTGGTTCACCGATTTAAACCTCTACAG GTTTCTTCAGACTGCTGAGATGCTGAAACCTTCCACTCCGTCTGCAAGCCATGACAGCACGGGCTCTTCAGGCACTGATGATGGAGCAGAGTACTATCCTCATATAG TGTTCCTCCAAAACAAAGCCAGACGAGATGATTTCTGCCCAAGGAATCTGAATAACATGTACAGAGTGGTGGATAAATTAATGACCCATTCCCATCTCAAGTACAAAG GTACACTGTCCATGCTAGACTGCAATGTCTTCCCTGGACTGAGAGCAGATTATCTGTCGCCTGAGGTCAACATGTTCCTACTTCCTGTGCAGGAGAATGATGGGGAGGATGGTCTGACTAAAGCAG GGTCCGGAACATACCCGCTCTTTTCCCTGCTCCCGGGGTACAGAGGACATCCTTCTTTCTCCACCATGGTTTCCAAACTGCGCAGCCAAATACTGAGCATGCCAAGATGCCAGCTGTCACACACAATCCTCACCGAGAAGAACTG GTTTCATTATGCAGCTCGCATCTGGGATGGAGTGAAAAAGTCATCAGCACTGTCAGAATACAGCCGTCTGCTCTGCTAA